Proteins encoded by one window of Myxococcus guangdongensis:
- a CDS encoding YfhO family protein yields the protein MTTRRIGGRKAVLALVGLVAMLAFDYSPVLRGELLAGRDVFRIFFPDSAFLLESLRTGELPLWTPYMRLGQPFAATLYSQVFYPPRWVAVLVSGHIVSMTVMHIAHAALAAVGVFLLARRLRASWPASLVAGAMFGLSPMMTDLGIQQNVVDAAAWSGFILLAAYDLALQPGRGPLTRLAIFSTLSLFAGSPETTLWQGIIAVLVAGFVGATRTPGAVGTGTADSADHAASLGSSRYAGSVAPRTTAGHIAPPAASVPAPHGVVPREASAQAEEESAARPTLTGHRPTDASATEGAAHVTEHPAAQRTLASPSSQIASEGDVSVGHPDAQRSLASHSSQVASASEEDVSVGRPAALGPLAGSASQVESALKSAPHVESSPTSEPEQALHVTTASPRSSRTSRSGLRSRVLAVAAIAGGFILSAVLASVVLLPTAEFALNSLRAQGGWSEQLAWSVSWPQVLSSVWPLADWPRDRYWGKDQWFILNLFLGTLPCTLAIVGGLHGPRRARPFVIGALALVLLSLGRHFPPAAWVLQSVPPFSLFRYPAKYFVGTAFCLSVLAAFGLDALGRLARKLPPSRVKAAVAFVLMGAAIAASGPGVRMLPMRASAEAGAPWVPFALGLAVVTVLLLPWSFARPRRVRHGLAALAVLELAAAHSLLGVPRYTPWEALKQPFSLRAFLPEPFQGRISADIEGPEDPTRVGITNTIERSLDRLIPNRFVEERLPALEGYGAPEPLRSDIFHLAGERGVYDLAGVTHYIRKGPPPFEDLELLHQAEDGTTLSRSRTALPRAFLVQRARVVSDEEALEAVLDEDHPFREIAFLATGEPLDQPECAGGSVRIEKSTAQHLELDVSACDDSYLVVSDSYYPGWRATVDGKDTPIHRANHALRAVRLTPGAHRVHFDYVPTSFRLGLALSLLGWVGLGFVWLRGRRRA from the coding sequence ATGACGACGCGGAGAATCGGGGGGCGCAAGGCGGTGCTCGCCCTCGTCGGGCTCGTGGCAATGCTCGCGTTCGACTACAGTCCCGTGCTGCGCGGCGAGCTGCTCGCGGGCCGCGACGTGTTCCGCATCTTCTTCCCCGACTCCGCGTTCCTGCTCGAGTCCCTGCGCACAGGGGAGCTACCCCTGTGGACGCCGTACATGCGGCTGGGGCAGCCGTTCGCCGCGACGCTCTACTCGCAGGTGTTCTATCCGCCGCGATGGGTGGCCGTGCTCGTCTCCGGGCACATCGTCTCCATGACGGTGATGCACATCGCGCACGCGGCGCTCGCGGCGGTAGGCGTGTTCCTGCTCGCGAGGAGACTGCGCGCCTCGTGGCCCGCGTCGCTCGTCGCGGGGGCGATGTTCGGTCTGTCGCCGATGATGACGGACCTGGGCATCCAGCAGAACGTCGTGGATGCCGCGGCCTGGAGTGGGTTCATCCTCCTGGCGGCGTATGACCTCGCGCTCCAGCCCGGACGAGGGCCGCTGACCCGCCTCGCCATCTTCTCCACCCTGTCCCTGTTCGCCGGCTCGCCCGAGACGACGCTGTGGCAGGGAATCATCGCGGTGCTCGTGGCTGGTTTCGTCGGCGCGACGAGGACACCTGGAGCGGTTGGCACAGGCACAGCAGATTCGGCGGATCACGCAGCGAGCCTCGGCTCGTCGCGATACGCAGGCAGCGTGGCACCTCGCACAACCGCGGGACATATCGCGCCCCCCGCAGCCTCAGTGCCAGCGCCTCATGGCGTGGTGCCCCGCGAAGCCTCGGCCCAGGCCGAGGAAGAATCCGCCGCCAGACCCACTCTCACGGGGCATCGCCCCACAGACGCATCCGCGACCGAGGGTGCGGCTCACGTCACCGAGCACCCCGCCGCACAGCGCACGCTCGCGAGCCCCTCATCGCAGATCGCATCCGAAGGTGATGTCTCGGTCGGACATCCCGACGCGCAGCGTTCCCTCGCGAGCCACTCATCACAGGTCGCGTCAGCATCCGAAGAGGATGTCTCTGTCGGACGCCCCGCCGCGCTGGGCCCGCTCGCGGGCTCCGCCTCTCAGGTTGAATCCGCGCTCAAGAGTGCACCCCACGTCGAATCCAGTCCCACCTCCGAGCCGGAGCAGGCCCTCCACGTCACCACCGCCTCGCCGCGCTCATCACGGACCTCGCGGAGTGGACTCCGCTCCCGAGTCCTCGCCGTGGCGGCCATCGCGGGTGGCTTCATCCTGTCCGCCGTGCTCGCGTCCGTCGTCCTGCTGCCCACGGCCGAGTTCGCGCTCAACTCGCTGCGTGCGCAGGGGGGCTGGTCGGAGCAGCTCGCGTGGTCCGTGTCGTGGCCGCAGGTCCTCTCGTCGGTGTGGCCGCTCGCGGACTGGCCTCGCGACAGGTACTGGGGCAAGGACCAGTGGTTCATCCTCAACCTGTTCCTGGGTACCCTTCCCTGCACGCTCGCCATCGTCGGTGGGCTCCACGGCCCGCGGCGCGCTCGGCCCTTCGTCATCGGCGCTCTTGCATTGGTGCTGCTGAGCCTGGGTCGGCACTTCCCTCCCGCGGCCTGGGTCCTCCAGTCCGTGCCGCCGTTCTCCCTGTTCCGCTATCCCGCGAAGTACTTCGTCGGCACCGCCTTCTGTCTCTCCGTGCTCGCGGCCTTCGGACTGGATGCCCTGGGCCGGCTCGCCCGGAAGCTTCCTCCCTCGCGAGTGAAGGCCGCCGTCGCTTTCGTCCTCATGGGCGCCGCCATCGCCGCGAGCGGCCCCGGGGTCCGCATGCTCCCCATGCGAGCCTCCGCTGAGGCAGGCGCCCCCTGGGTGCCCTTCGCGCTCGGGCTCGCGGTGGTCACCGTGCTCCTGCTGCCGTGGTCCTTCGCCCGCCCGCGCCGCGTGCGACACGGACTCGCGGCGCTCGCCGTGCTGGAGCTCGCGGCCGCGCACTCGTTGCTCGGGGTCCCCCGGTACACGCCCTGGGAGGCCTTGAAGCAACCCTTCTCCCTCCGCGCCTTCCTGCCCGAACCCTTCCAGGGCCGCATCAGCGCGGACATCGAAGGGCCCGAGGACCCGACTCGCGTCGGCATCACCAACACCATCGAGCGCAGCCTCGACCGCCTCATCCCCAACCGATTCGTCGAGGAACGCCTCCCCGCCCTCGAAGGCTACGGCGCCCCCGAGCCGCTGCGCTCGGACATCTTCCACCTCGCCGGAGAGCGCGGCGTCTACGACCTCGCGGGCGTCACGCACTACATCCGCAAGGGGCCTCCCCCGTTCGAAGACCTCGAACTGCTCCACCAGGCCGAGGACGGCACCACGCTGTCCCGCTCACGCACCGCGCTGCCTCGCGCGTTCCTGGTCCAGCGCGCCCGCGTCGTCTCCGACGAAGAAGCCCTGGAGGCCGTCCTCGACGAGGACCACCCCTTCCGTGAGATTGCGTTCCTCGCCACCGGCGAGCCCCTGGACCAGCCCGAGTGCGCGGGAGGCTCCGTGCGAATCGAGAAGAGCACCGCCCAGCATCTGGAGCTCGACGTCAGCGCGTGTGACGACAGCTACCTCGTCGTCTCGGACAGCTACTACCCCGGGTGGCGCGCGACGGTGGACGGGAAGGACACCCCCATCCACCGCGCCAACCACGCCCTGCGCGCCGTGCGCCTGACTCCCGGAGCCCACCGCGTCCACTTCGACTACGTGCCCACGAGCTTCCGGCTGGGGCTCGCCCTGTCACTGCTCGGCTGGGTGGGGCTCGGCTTCGTGTGGCTCAGGGGCAGACGCCGCGCGTGA
- a CDS encoding MerR family transcriptional regulator produces MALTVSQVARLAKVSVRALHHYDDLGLLSPSGRSEAGYRLYTQADLQRLQQVLFFRELGFPLEEIRRILGDPHFDLRAALLMQRQLLSERASRLDALRRTVDQALEALEQGKHMDNEKMFEAFGDFDPSKYEAEVKERWGDTEAYRESSRRTSRYKKEDWSAIKAEQDGLLGTFAAQLEAGRLATDPEVLALAEAYRQFISKWFYPCSPVMQRGLGEMYVGDSRFTENLDRVKPGLARYLRDAFVANAERHGVTS; encoded by the coding sequence ATGGCCCTTACAGTCAGCCAGGTAGCCCGTCTGGCGAAGGTCAGCGTCCGGGCGTTGCATCACTATGACGACCTGGGCCTGTTGAGTCCCTCGGGACGCAGCGAGGCGGGTTACCGGCTGTACACGCAGGCGGACCTGCAGCGGTTGCAGCAGGTGCTCTTCTTCCGGGAGCTCGGATTCCCGCTGGAGGAGATCCGCCGCATCCTGGGCGACCCTCACTTCGACCTCCGCGCGGCCTTGCTCATGCAGCGGCAGTTGCTGTCCGAGCGAGCCTCGCGACTGGACGCCCTCCGGCGCACGGTGGACCAGGCGCTGGAGGCACTCGAGCAGGGGAAGCACATGGACAACGAGAAGATGTTCGAGGCGTTTGGGGACTTCGATCCGTCGAAGTACGAGGCGGAGGTGAAGGAGCGCTGGGGCGACACCGAGGCCTACCGGGAATCGTCTCGACGGACCTCGCGCTACAAGAAGGAGGACTGGAGCGCCATCAAGGCGGAGCAGGACGGCCTGCTCGGGACGTTCGCGGCGCAGCTCGAAGCGGGGCGACTGGCGACGGACCCCGAGGTGCTGGCGCTCGCGGAGGCGTATCGCCAGTTCATCTCGAAGTGGTTCTATCCGTGCTCACCTGTGATGCAGCGTGGGCTCGGGGAGATGTACGTGGGGGACTCGCGCTTCACGGAGAACCTGGACCGCGTGAAGCCGGGGCTCGCGCGGTACCTGCGGGATGCTTTCGTGGCGAACGCGGAGCGGCACGGCGTGACGTCGTGA
- a CDS encoding fused MFS/spermidine synthase produces the protein MSALLFLSGGTALVYELVWSKYLGNVLGNSGQAHAVVLATFMGGLALGASVFGRTADRVKSPLALYGVLELGVALYALAFPYVLDALGALWLAVAPSVPDGWRVGPRLLVAALSLVVPTLLMGGTLPALVRHFADSLSGVQRELARLYAVNSLGAALGVFIAGTRLVPVLGLSASAKLAAGLNILLAVAALLLARRHPPALAPGQAAPVAEGAQDVAYPRVAVRAALVGVLLSGFTSMLYQVTWIRLLSIVLGASTYAFTLILTAFILGIGLGSFWLMTRAQKVDSLRVYGVTQLALVASLCVALPLYVRLPHLFRTAQWMMTRSVDTWPLFQLLTFGFCCLVLLVPTFFMGAAFPAAARVATAKVSEVGRELGGVYLWNTVGTITGSALGGLVLMPWWGMEGNFVAGVVANLAAAALAFHALSGRPQGSVRALWPVGAAALLAVVVLGSMSGWSVRLSGIASIRSHQKPPDSYAKLVADTEKNFQPVFYRDDTFATVLVADYPKDHLRFMKLNGKIDASNGSDVETQVMAGHLGALLHAREPKNVLLVGAGAAITAGSVLAHPVERLDMVEIAPAVIDAARLFKDDNRNAVDDPRTRVHIDDAKTFMALADRKYDLVVSVPSNPWVAGVSGLFTRDFFQTVDRHLTDDGVLVQWIHTYESNDELIRLVVRTMRDTFPHATTWLGPQDLVMVASRKPLALDAERLARRMALPEVRKDLERVGLTDVFSLLSKQVHSEEGQLAFAGPGPINTDDHNLLEYASPIAFFVANLDVRVKDERRSPDGSSRLFIEDYLRQHPPTPEQAERLYRNMERYHAANDPLVRGVASLWRQVAPDSRGAAVALARAALAQKDLTLAASLLEPEVRKGGREPELIAAYLKLMAEQAWATRTVWTPVDAREALALGRQAAAEHPGDEDLSRAVRNLCDALPASACTRDSPPVAAPVGP, from the coding sequence GTGTCGGCCCTCCTCTTCCTGTCCGGAGGCACCGCGCTGGTCTACGAGTTGGTCTGGTCCAAGTATCTCGGGAACGTCCTGGGCAACAGTGGTCAGGCGCATGCCGTGGTGCTCGCCACCTTCATGGGCGGCCTGGCGCTGGGCGCATCTGTCTTCGGGCGGACAGCGGACCGGGTGAAGAGCCCCCTGGCCCTGTATGGCGTGCTGGAGCTGGGCGTGGCGCTGTACGCGCTGGCGTTCCCCTACGTCCTCGACGCCCTGGGCGCCTTGTGGCTGGCGGTGGCGCCCAGCGTGCCGGACGGGTGGCGCGTGGGGCCCAGGCTCCTGGTGGCCGCGCTGTCCTTGGTGGTGCCCACGCTGCTGATGGGCGGCACGCTGCCGGCGCTGGTTCGTCATTTCGCGGACAGTCTGTCGGGGGTGCAGCGGGAGCTGGCGCGGTTGTACGCGGTCAACAGCCTGGGCGCGGCGCTGGGCGTGTTCATCGCGGGCACCCGGTTGGTGCCGGTGCTGGGGCTGTCGGCCTCCGCGAAGCTGGCGGCGGGGCTGAACATCCTGTTGGCGGTGGCGGCGCTGCTGCTCGCGCGCAGGCACCCTCCGGCGCTCGCGCCCGGACAGGCGGCGCCGGTGGCCGAGGGGGCCCAGGACGTGGCCTATCCCCGCGTGGCGGTGCGCGCGGCGCTGGTGGGCGTGCTGCTGTCGGGCTTCACGTCCATGCTCTACCAGGTGACGTGGATCCGCCTGTTGTCCATCGTCCTGGGCGCGTCCACGTACGCCTTCACGCTCATCCTCACCGCGTTCATCCTGGGCATCGGCCTGGGCAGCTTCTGGCTGATGACGCGGGCGCAGAAGGTGGACTCGCTGCGCGTGTACGGCGTGACGCAGCTGGCGCTGGTGGCGAGCCTCTGCGTGGCGCTGCCCCTGTACGTGCGGCTGCCGCACCTGTTCCGCACGGCGCAGTGGATGATGACGCGCTCGGTGGACACCTGGCCGTTGTTCCAGTTGCTGACGTTCGGCTTCTGCTGCCTCGTGCTGTTGGTGCCCACGTTCTTCATGGGCGCGGCCTTCCCGGCGGCGGCGCGCGTGGCCACGGCGAAGGTGTCCGAGGTGGGGCGCGAGCTGGGCGGCGTGTACCTGTGGAACACGGTGGGCACCATCACCGGCTCGGCGCTGGGCGGTCTGGTGCTGATGCCGTGGTGGGGCATGGAGGGCAACTTCGTGGCGGGCGTGGTGGCGAACCTCGCCGCGGCGGCGCTGGCCTTCCACGCGCTGTCGGGTCGTCCCCAGGGTTCTGTCCGCGCGCTGTGGCCGGTGGGCGCGGCGGCGCTGCTGGCCGTGGTGGTGCTGGGCAGCATGAGCGGCTGGTCCGTGCGGCTGTCGGGCATCGCCTCCATCCGCTCGCACCAGAAGCCGCCGGACAGCTACGCGAAGCTGGTGGCGGACACGGAGAAGAACTTCCAGCCCGTGTTCTATCGGGACGACACCTTCGCGACGGTGCTGGTGGCCGACTACCCGAAGGACCACCTGCGCTTCATGAAGCTCAACGGCAAGATTGACGCCTCCAACGGCAGCGACGTGGAGACGCAGGTGATGGCCGGGCACCTGGGCGCGCTGCTCCACGCGCGCGAGCCCAAGAACGTGCTGCTGGTGGGGGCGGGCGCGGCGATTACCGCGGGCAGCGTGCTGGCGCATCCGGTGGAGCGGCTGGACATGGTGGAGATCGCCCCGGCGGTCATCGACGCCGCGCGCCTGTTCAAGGATGACAACCGCAATGCGGTGGATGATCCGCGCACGCGCGTGCACATCGACGACGCCAAGACGTTCATGGCGCTGGCGGACCGCAAATACGATTTGGTCGTGAGCGTGCCCTCCAACCCGTGGGTGGCGGGCGTATCCGGCCTCTTCACGCGGGACTTCTTCCAGACGGTGGACCGGCACCTCACCGACGACGGTGTGTTGGTGCAGTGGATCCACACGTACGAGAGCAACGACGAGCTCATCCGGCTGGTGGTCCGCACCATGCGCGACACCTTCCCGCACGCCACCACGTGGCTGGGGCCTCAGGACCTGGTGATGGTGGCGAGCCGCAAGCCGCTGGCCCTCGACGCCGAGCGGCTGGCCCGGCGCATGGCGCTGCCCGAGGTCCGCAAGGACTTGGAGCGGGTGGGGCTCACGGACGTGTTCTCGCTGCTCTCCAAGCAGGTGCACAGCGAGGAGGGGCAGCTCGCCTTCGCGGGACCAGGGCCCATCAACACGGATGACCACAACCTGCTCGAGTACGCCTCGCCCATCGCCTTCTTCGTGGCGAACCTGGACGTGCGCGTGAAGGACGAGCGGCGCTCCCCGGATGGCAGCTCGCGGCTGTTCATCGAGGACTACCTGCGTCAGCACCCGCCCACGCCCGAGCAGGCCGAGCGGCTCTACCGGAACATGGAACGCTACCACGCCGCGAATGATCCGCTGGTCCGGGGCGTGGCCTCGCTGTGGCGTCAGGTGGCGCCGGACAGCCGAGGGGCCGCCGTGGCCCTGGCCCGCGCTGCCCTGGCCCAGAAGGATTTGACGCTGGCCGCCTCGTTGCTGGAGCCCGAGGTGCGCAAGGGTGGGCGTGAGCCGGAGCTGATCGCCGCGTACCTGAAGCTCATGGCCGAACAGGCCTGGGCCACGCGCACCGTCTGGACCCCGGTGGATGCCCGGGAGGCGCTCGCCCTGGGACGGCAGGCCGCCGCCGAGCACCCGGGGGACGAGGACCTCTCACGAGCGGTGCGGAACCTGTGCGATGCTCTCCCTGCCTCGGCGTGCACCCGGGATTCTCCGCCCGTCGCGGCCCCGGTCGGCCCCTGA